From a region of the Lactuca sativa cultivar Salinas chromosome 4, Lsat_Salinas_v11, whole genome shotgun sequence genome:
- the LOC111904661 gene encoding thaumatin-like protein, translating into MEAMHLRSISIFLLLSLVLFHGVSATTIMMINKCPHPVWPGIQPGAGQPVLARGGFKLPPKRSYTLFLPPAWSGRLWGREGCAFDASGRGKCSTGDCGGSLNCNGMGGTPPATLAEITLTAEQDFYDVSLVDGYNLPISITPFKGTGKCTYAGCVSDLNVMCPVGLQVRSHDKRRVVACKSACSAFNSPRFCCTGSYGNPQTCKPTAYSRIFKVACPRAYSYAYDDPTSIATCTGASYFLTFCPHH; encoded by the coding sequence ATGGAAGCAATGCACCTCCGTAGCATCTCCATCTTCCTCCTCCTTTCTCTCGTCCTCTTCCATGGCGTCTCCGCCACCACCATTATGATGATAAACAAGTGCCCCCACCCAGTTTGGCCCGGAATCCAACCTGGTGCCGGACAACCAGTCCTCGCGCGCGGCGGTTTCAAACTCCCCCCTAAAAGATCCTACACTCTCTTCCTCCCACCCGCCTGGTCCGGTCGTCTTTGGGGCCGTGAAGGCTGCGCCTTCGACGCTTCCGGCCGAGGAAAATGCTCTACAGGAGACTGCGGTGGGTCACTCAACTGCAACGGCATGGGCGGTACCCCACCGGCGACTTTAGCCGAAATCACCCTCACCGCCGAACAGGACTTCTACGACGTCAGTCTCGTCGACGGGTACAACCTTCCGATATCTATAACACCATTTAAGGGTACCGGGAAATGCACTTACGCTGGGTGCGTTAGCGATCTAAATGTGATGTGTCCGGTGGGATTACAGGTCAGGTCGCATGACAAGCGGCGCGTGGTTGCCTGTAAGAGCGCGTGCTCGGCGTTTAACTCGCCGAGATTCTGTTGTACGGGGAGCTACGGTAACCCGCAGACATGTAAACCGACGGCGTATTCGAGGATCTTCAAGGTGGCATGCCCGAGGGCTTATTCATATGCATACGATGATCCGACAAGTATTGCTACTTGCACCGGAGCTAGTTACTTTCTCACTTTCTGTCCACACCATTAg